A single region of the Lycium barbarum isolate Lr01 chromosome 2, ASM1917538v2, whole genome shotgun sequence genome encodes:
- the LOC132629336 gene encoding mavicyanin-like, with amino-acid sequence MMVLLVVMMATLGSTMAVVYQVGDSVGWTFNYNYEQWASSKNFQLGDVLVFNYNPQLHNVRQVNKTSFDSCTDHDPVASFYTGSDSLTLMTPGDYYFLCDIPGHCASGLKFHFKIAMPATPGGTNTNTPPESTTPPPAPKGFSYFPGSAGITPTRSNAYSSKWLPMSMLLPLFLASSMLLCMV; translated from the exons ATGATGGTGTTATTGGTGGTGATGATGGCTACCCTGGGATCCACCATGGCTGTTGTGTATCAAGTTGGTGATTCTGTTGGATGGACTTTCAACTATAACTatgaacaatgggcttcttccaagaaTTTTCAACTCGGTGATGTCCTTG TTTTCAATTACAACCCACAACTGCACAACGTGAGGCAAGTGAACAAGACCAGCTTCGACTCCTGCACTGATCACGATCCAGTTGCCAGCTTCTACACCGGCAGCGACTCACTCACCCTCATGACTCCGGGCGATTACTACTTTTTGTGTGACATTCCTGGTCATTGTGCTTCTGGACTCAAATTTCACTTCAAAATCGCTATGCCAGCGACTCCCGGGGGTACTAATACTAATACTCCACCGGAAAGTACAACTCCTCCTCCTGCTCCAAAGGGTTTTTCTTATTTTCCTGGTTCTGCGGGTATCACTCCTACTAGAAGCAATGCTTATTCATCCAAATGGTTACCAATGAGCATGTTATTGCCATTGTTTCTTGCTAGCTCTATGCTTCTATGCATGGTTTAG